The window AGGCCGATTGAGAAAACCGAGACGCGCCTGAAAGTGCTGGCCCGCCTGATCAAGCGCAAGGACGTGGCCCGCCTGATCAACGCCTGTGACGCCGGGCGCGAAGGCGAACTGATTTTCCGCTACATCGTCCAGCACGTCGGCACGAAAAAAACGATCGAACGCCTCTGGCTGCAGTCCATGACCCCGGCGGCGATTCGGGAAGGATTTGCCGTCCTGCGCAATGACGCGGCGATGCGGCCGCTGGCAGACGCCGCGGTTTGCCGGTCCGAATCCGATTGGCTGGTAGGGATCAATGGCACCCGCGCGATGACGGCCTTCAACTCCAAGAGCGGCGGGTTCCAGCTCACCACCGTCGGACGCGTCCAGACGCCGACGCTCGCGATCGTCGTGGAGCGCGAAGAGAAGATCAAAAAATTTGTCCCGCGGGATTATTGGGAAGTCCATGCGACGTTCGGCGTGGAGGCCGGCACTTACACGGGCCGGTGGTTTCACGAGCAATTCTCAAAGGAAAAAAAGGAAGCCGACGCGGACTCGCGGGCGGAGCGAATCTGGGACGTGGCGCGCGCCGAAGCCATCCGCGCCAGGTGTCTGGGCAAACCCGGGGTCATCGCGGAAGAAAGCAAGCCCACGACGCAGCTCTCGCCGCTATTGTTTGATCTGACGAGTTTGCAGCGCGAGGCCAACAGCCGCTTCGGCTTGCCCGCCAACCGGACCCTCCAGATCGCGCAGGCGCTCTATGAACGGCACAAAGTCCTGACGTATCCCCGAACGGATTCGCGCGCGCTCCCGGAAGATTACCTCGCCACGGTGAAGCGCACGTTGAACGCGATGGACCCCACGCCCTACGCGCCGTTCGCCGGAAAGATTCTCGAACAAGAATGGGTGAAGCCCAACAAGCGCATCTTCAACAACGCGAAAATCTCGGACCACTTCGCGATCATCCCGACCTCGCAACCCCCCAGGCATCTGAACGACGACGAGAACCGGATTTACGATATGGTCACCCGCCGGTTCCTGGCCGTGTTTTATCCGGCGGCGGAATTCCTGGTCACCACCCGCATCACGCGCGTCGCGGAGGAACCGTTCAAGAGCGAGGGCAAAGTGATGGTGGCGCCCGGGTGGATGGAAGTGTATGGCCGCGACGTTCAAACCGACGACGCCCCGAACCTGGTCGCCGTGAAAGCCAACGAGACCGCCCGCACCAGCAACGTCGAGGTGATCGCGAACCAGACCAAGCCGCCGCCGCGTTTTACGGAAGCGACCTTGCTCAGCGCGATGGAGGGCGCGGGCAAACTCGTCGATGACGAGGAATTGCGCGAGGCGATGAGCGCGAAAGGGCTGGGCACTCCGGCAACGCGCGCCGCCATCATCGAAGGATTGATTTACGAAAAATACATCCAGCGCATGGGCCGCGAACTCCAGCCCACTCCGAAAGCGTTTTCGTTGTTGGCGCTGCTGCGCGGGCTGAATATTCCCGAACTGTGCTCGCCGGAACTGACCGGTGATTGGGAATTCAAGCTGAAGCAAATGGAGCGCGGCGAACTGCGGCGCGAAGACTTCATGCGCGAGATCGCGAGCGTGACCCGTTCGATCGTGGAAAAGGCCAAGCGCTACGAAAGCGACACCGTTCCGGGGGATTTCGCGACGCTGACCGTCCGCTGCCCCAAGTGCGGCGGGGAGATTCGCGAGAACTACAAAAAGTTCCAATGTCAGTCGTGTGATTTCGCCCTCTGGCGAATCGTCGCCGGGCGCCAGTTCGAAGTTCAGGAAGTGGAAGAGTTGATCACGAAACGCACGATCGGGCCGCTCCAGGGATTCCGCAGCCGGATGGGCAAACCGTTTGCGGCCCTC is drawn from Verrucomicrobiota bacterium and contains these coding sequences:
- a CDS encoding DNA topoisomerase III produces the protein MGKALIIAEKPSVAADIAKALGGFAKQQDYFESDDYVLSSAIGHLLELIPPDGVEVKKGKWSFAHLPVIPPTFDLRPIEKTETRLKVLARLIKRKDVARLINACDAGREGELIFRYIVQHVGTKKTIERLWLQSMTPAAIREGFAVLRNDAAMRPLADAAVCRSESDWLVGINGTRAMTAFNSKSGGFQLTTVGRVQTPTLAIVVEREEKIKKFVPRDYWEVHATFGVEAGTYTGRWFHEQFSKEKKEADADSRAERIWDVARAEAIRARCLGKPGVIAEESKPTTQLSPLLFDLTSLQREANSRFGLPANRTLQIAQALYERHKVLTYPRTDSRALPEDYLATVKRTLNAMDPTPYAPFAGKILEQEWVKPNKRIFNNAKISDHFAIIPTSQPPRHLNDDENRIYDMVTRRFLAVFYPAAEFLVTTRITRVAEEPFKSEGKVMVAPGWMEVYGRDVQTDDAPNLVAVKANETARTSNVEVIANQTKPPPRFTEATLLSAMEGAGKLVDDEELREAMSAKGLGTPATRAAIIEGLIYEKYIQRMGRELQPTPKAFSLLALLRGLNIPELCSPELTGDWEFKLKQMERGELRREDFMREIASVTRSIVEKAKRYESDTVPGDFATLTVRCPKCGGEIRENYKKFQCQSCDFALWRIVAGRQFEVQEVEELITKRTIGPLQGFRSRMGKPFAALIKLTPDLKPEFDFGQSNGNGEGADKEVDFTGQEPLGKCPKCSARVFEDGMSYICEKATGPKRICDFRSGKIILQRQIERAQMIKLLQTGKTDLLQRFISKKGRPFNAYLVVGEGGKVSFEFEPRPPKKPKGAKSAPSDQVASKEPGEPSQAQPT